A genomic stretch from Algoriphagus halophilus includes:
- a CDS encoding fasciclin domain-containing protein, with protein MMLSKIFPRTLLALALVIGTTLTLTSCDDNEPMPLTPENLVEIAAASPNFEILVSAIQEAELEDDLSVGGPFTVFAPIDEGFEAFLTANNLTASELLANPDLENILTYHVISGEINSFDVEPGSLTTLNESQFYVSEDPSGDLWINGRAKIISTDIGATNGIIHALDQVIIPPSESIAEIAVANSTATEPEFTQLLAALNRAGLVENFSGDAMDNLTVFAPTDAAFEDLYQTLGVNGIDDIPLDLLTDVLQYHVVPSRAFSQDLRQDASLPTLLEGEMLTVDLANFQINDSALIPSALNIHAVNGVIHGIDQVLLPPME; from the coding sequence ATGATGTTATCAAAAATTTTTCCACGAACACTACTTGCCTTAGCACTCGTTATCGGCACAACTTTGACACTTACTTCTTGCGACGACAATGAACCAATGCCCCTTACTCCAGAAAATCTGGTGGAAATAGCAGCTGCAAGTCCAAATTTTGAAATCTTGGTTTCAGCAATACAGGAAGCGGAATTGGAAGATGATTTGTCTGTAGGAGGCCCTTTTACTGTTTTCGCCCCAATAGATGAAGGCTTCGAGGCTTTTCTCACTGCAAATAACTTGACTGCTAGCGAATTATTAGCAAATCCTGATCTGGAAAATATTCTGACCTATCATGTGATATCCGGAGAAATAAATTCTTTCGATGTGGAACCAGGTTCTTTAACAACTCTAAATGAAAGCCAGTTTTATGTAAGTGAGGATCCATCCGGAGATCTTTGGATCAACGGAAGGGCAAAAATCATTTCAACAGATATTGGAGCAACCAATGGGATAATCCATGCATTGGACCAAGTGATCATTCCACCAAGCGAATCCATCGCTGAAATTGCAGTTGCCAATAGTACTGCAACCGAACCTGAATTCACCCAGCTGCTTGCTGCACTGAATAGAGCAGGATTAGTAGAAAATTTCAGTGGAGATGCGATGGATAATTTGACTGTATTTGCGCCAACGGATGCTGCATTTGAGGATTTGTATCAGACTTTGGGAGTGAATGGAATAGATGATATTCCATTGGACCTTTTAACTGATGTATTACAATATCACGTAGTTCCTTCAAGAGCTTTCTCACAAGACTTGAGACAAGATGCCAGCTTGCCAACTCTCCTAGAAGGCGAAATGTTGACAGTGGATTTAGCTAACTTTCAAATAAATGATAGTGCATTAATCCCTTCGGCTTTAAATATTCATGCTGTTAATGGAGTGATCCACGGAATTGATCAGGTATTGCTCCCTCCTATGGAATAA